Genomic window (Megamonas funiformis):
ATTGTTCTTTTACAGCTCCCATAGGGTGCCCTACAATAATAGCTGGAGCTTTTTCATTTTGCGCTAAATTTTTAGGTACGAACAAATTGCCCACAACTGTCATATTATATTGATTTTTAAATTCAACTTTTTGCATATTTACTTTATCACTTTGATAAAAATTATCTGCACCTCTTGACATATCTGGTTTATAATTCTTATCGAAGGCACTTTTTGGTGCTTGCAAATTATCACTTGCTGATACCATATTCATATTTATGCACCCCATTGTCCCTAATGCCAAACACATGGTAATTGCTCTAACTATTTTTAAATTTTTCTTAAAGTTCATCACTAACCCACCTTTATATTTACTCTCTTTTTTAGATTAATAAATAATTTTTTCTTTGCTTTCATTATAATTTACCATTTCTACTATATCAAATACTTATATTTAATAATAAACTATACTTTTTAAGCATAATAAAATATAATATAATTCATCTATATTTTTTAATACTAAAATCTGGAGGTTTTTATGGATATACGTGTTTTAAAATATTTCGTAACAGTAGTTGAAGAAGAAAATATTTTAAAAGCTTCTCAAGTTTTGCATATAACACAGCCCACTTTATCTCGTCAATTAATGGATTTAGAAAAAGAACTAAATTGTAAATTATTTATCCGCTCCAATCGCAAAATTACTTTGACTTCCGAAGGTCTATTTTTATATAACAAAGCCAAAGAAATAATTTTATTACAAGCAAAAACGATTAATGCTCTAAAAAATTCTCATGAAATCATCAGTGGCGATATATATATCGGCTGTGCAGAAACAAATGCCTTTAAATTTCTAGCCAAAACTATGACTAAAATAAAAAAAACACATAAAGATATACATTATCATATCTTTAGTGGAAATGCTGATACTGTAATCGAACAACTAGATAAAGGTATATTAGATTTTGGCTTATTGATTGATGCCCATGATAAACAAAAATATAATTTTATCACCTTACCTGTAAAAGACATTTGGGGACTATTACTGTTAAAAAATTCTCCTCTTGCCGATAAAGAATATATAACATCTTCTGATATTTTGAATATCCCCTTAATATGTTCAAGTCAAACAATGGTCAGCAATAAAATAGCAGGCTGGCTCAATCAAAATTTCACTCAATTAAATATAGTTGCTAACTATAACTTAATCTATAACGCCTCTATCATGGTTCAAGAAAATCTAGGCTCAGCCCTTTGTCTTGCTAATCTAGTGAACACAAACGGCACTAATTTATGCTTCAAACCACTATATCCACCACTTGAAGCACAAATAGATTTAGTCTGGAAAAAACATCAAATACTCACTAAACCAGCTCAATTATTTTTACAAAATCTTCAAGAATATCTACTTCACAATAAATAATACGTTACTTTTTCCGCATTTTAAAATTTTAATGATAATGTCAGTTATTGAAAATCTTTAATAACACCAAACATTTCCCGCATTTTAGCATCTTTTTACGGTAGCTATCAGCAAAGTAAAAAGTGCGTGAGCGGGTGATTTCTTTGGTTCGTTTCTTTATCACTAAAGAAATAAACAAACCCCCTATTTTATACATACTTTTCTTTCATGAGCAAGAAAAGTAACAAAAGAACTCTACCTCCCGATACCAATTTTTCTTTGTCAATTATAAAACCATGACTATAACGCTCTAAACTCGCTTCGCTCAAACAGTAGAGCTAAATTCATAGTCATGGTTTTATTCTTGCCAATAGCCTACGGCTACCGCAAAATTCGCTAACGTGAGGGACATTTGGTTATTATTACGTTATTTTTCCGCATTATAAAATTTAGCGGTAATCATAAGATTATTGAAAAATATTATTATTGAATACGTCTTTTGCTTAACTGTCTGAGCGTAGCGAGTTTTAAGTATTATATACAATGATAATTTTTTTCAAAGCTAAAATTTTATCTGCAGTGGCTTTCTTTTGGTTCATTTTCTTTACCACTAAAGAAAATGAACACTCTTTTATGTATTTTGAAATACAACTTTAGATATAGTATAATAAAAGACAAAAAGACTATTCCCTGATGATTAGGAGTAGTCTTTCTTTATATATTTATTACATAAAATAAAAAAATAAACTAGAAAGGTATTATTATTATGTACCCACAAAGTGAAAATGAATTAGAAAAAGAGCTTATCCAACAATTATCTAGCCAATATAAAAAAGTTAAAAGCAGTAATGCTGATGACTTATTTATTAATTTTCGCAAACAAATAAATAAACTTAATCAAGAAACACTCAATGGCAAAGATTTATCAGATAAAGAATTTGATCGTTTATTGACTAAAATTGGTGGTAAAAGTATCCATCAATCAGCTAAATTTTTACATGATAAATTCACTATAGAACGTGATGATAGTAGTCAAATTTATTTTAAATTATTAGATACAGAAAATTTTAGCAATAATACTTTCCAAATTACTCATCAAATAAAAGTGCATAATGCAACTACAAAAAATGATGCTCGCTATGATGTAACACTTCTTATCAATGGTTTGCCACTTGTACAAATTGAACTAAAAAAACGTGGTCAAGATATCAAAAAAGCCTTTAATCAAATTAATCGCTACAAAATACATTCTTATTGCAATCTCTTTCGCTTCATTCAGATTTTTGTCATCTCCAATGGTGTCGATACTAAATATTATGCCAACAGCGATTACAATCCTCTATATAGTCTTACTTTCTTTTGGACTGATGAACACAATAAACGCATAACTAAATTAGCTGATTTTGCACAAAGCTTTTTAAATCCTAATCATCTATTAGACATGATTTATAATTATATGATTATCAATGATACAGATAAAAACTTAATGATTATGCGACCATATCAAGTATATGCTACACAAAAATTAATTCAACAAGCACTCAATACTAATGAAGGTGGCTATATCTGGCATACTACAGGCTCAGGAAAAACACTCACTTCTTTTAAATGTGGGCAATTATTAGCTAAACAACCATCTATCAAAAAAATATTATTCGTAGTCGACCGCTCTGACCTTGACCGCCAGACTACACAGGAATTCAATAAATTTGAAGCTAACTCTATAGACGCTACTGATAATACAGCCATACTAGCTAAACAAATAAAAGATGAACATACAAATTTCATCGTTACTACTATTCAAAAATTAGCCAAAGCCACTACTACGCCAAGATATAACGATTATTTCGCCAAATACGCTCAAGAAAAAGTAATCATCATCTTTGATGAATGTCATCGCTCTACATTTGGCAAACAGCTAACTAATATCAAAAAAGCATTTACTAAAGCTCAAATCTTCGGTTTTACTGGTACACCACGTTTTATAGAAAATAAATCACAAGACAACCGCACCACAGCAGATATCTTCGGCAAATGTCTACACACTTATTTAATCAAAGATGCTATCTTCGACCATAATGTGTTGGGCTTCAATGTAGAATATATCAAAACATTTGAAGGAAAATATGATCCATTTGATGATACAAAAGTAGAAAATATCGACAAAGAAGAAGT
Coding sequences:
- a CDS encoding LysR family transcriptional regulator, translating into MDIRVLKYFVTVVEEENILKASQVLHITQPTLSRQLMDLEKELNCKLFIRSNRKITLTSEGLFLYNKAKEIILLQAKTINALKNSHEIISGDIYIGCAETNAFKFLAKTMTKIKKTHKDIHYHIFSGNADTVIEQLDKGILDFGLLIDAHDKQKYNFITLPVKDIWGLLLLKNSPLADKEYITSSDILNIPLICSSQTMVSNKIAGWLNQNFTQLNIVANYNLIYNASIMVQENLGSALCLANLVNTNGTNLCFKPLYPPLEAQIDLVWKKHQILTKPAQLFLQNLQEYLLHNK
- a CDS encoding type I restriction endonuclease subunit R; translation: MYPQSENELEKELIQQLSSQYKKVKSSNADDLFINFRKQINKLNQETLNGKDLSDKEFDRLLTKIGGKSIHQSAKFLHDKFTIERDDSSQIYFKLLDTENFSNNTFQITHQIKVHNATTKNDARYDVTLLINGLPLVQIELKKRGQDIKKAFNQINRYKIHSYCNLFRFIQIFVISNGVDTKYYANSDYNPLYSLTFFWTDEHNKRITKLADFAQSFLNPNHLLDMIYNYMIINDTDKNLMIMRPYQVYATQKLIQQALNTNEGGYIWHTTGSGKTLTSFKCGQLLAKQPSIKKILFVVDRSDLDRQTTQEFNKFEANSIDATDNTAILAKQIKDEHTNFIVTTIQKLAKATTTPRYNDYFAKYAQEKVIIIFDECHRSTFGKQLTNIKKAFTKAQIFGFTGTPRFIENKSQDNRTTADIFGKCLHTYLIKDAIFDHNVLGFNVEYIKTFEGKYDPFDDTKVENIDKEEVFSEPKRLQLIAQHIIDNHDRKTNNRRYNALFAVANIKTLIAYYNIFKELNTDLRISAIFTYEENEDLEFKQEHSKDSLEKIITDYNKMYNTNYHVTTFPAFASDLMKKIKTAQIDIVIVVGMMLTGFDAKVLNTLYVDKNLEYHNLLQAYSRTNRVEHTTKPFGNIVCYRNLKTKTDDAIRLFSQTSNIDDVLVKDFDYYLNQFREKIKTLLSVASKPEYVDDLITEKEQKEFVLAFRDLIKTKNVLNNFTEFDFDKQIQDINIQDFEDYKSKYFLIHENLKYSYDKTKTSILDDIDFCIELVATDNINLDYIMNLIHNIERHDKTKQQTEVQQIKTELNRSGNQKLRYKIDLIEKFLDEVIPNLNPDSSIDDAFKNFEDEQQQQEIKNFATEYDLEPAFIAEQIQEYNYSGLTNRMDIASKINKGYSQKKTITNKAIDFIKEHVAKYF